Genomic segment of Apium graveolens cultivar Ventura chromosome 7, ASM990537v1, whole genome shotgun sequence:
GGGTCGCGCTCAAATGAGAACATTTATTATCGTGAGATATGAGAACCAATCCTAACCACTCATTTTTATGGCTTATATTAGTCTATTACCAttcatttaatatttaaaaatctTTTTCTAATTCAAGCACCAACTACCACCACCTCCGGTAACATACTTTTTCGACCACCACCATCACCGGCGACCACCACCACCTCCGGCGACCACCAGAAAATCACCACCGTCAAATATAAAATCACCACCGTCAAATCAAAAATCACCACCGGAAAACATAAAATCAccaacaaaaaataaaaaatcaacaCCTAGAAATATAAAATCACCACCGAAAAATATAAAATGACCAGATTCAACTATTATCTTTTCTCACCAGATCCGATCATGGTCACCAACTTCGACCATTATACCAATATAATCACCACAACATCATTATTACTCATTAATAATCACCTTCAATTTACACTAAAATCACAAAATTTACACACTCCAACCATCACATGCAAATTTTACCAATACAATAACATCACCAATTACCACCACCATACATCGCCTTCATCACTACAACACACCACCACATGAATCACTAACATTTAAAATATTATCATTATATAATCACCAAGTAATACCAGATTATCTAAAATTAccaaaaatgaaataaaaatctGAAAACTTCAAATCGAAATAATAATTTCAGATTTGAGTTTCATCGGAAAAATAACAAATCAGGTAAAACTAACGATTGGAATTGAAAAAGAAGAGGGGGAACGAGAGTTTGGGCGACGTGATTGGTGGCAGCGGGGGGTTGTGAGTCTTCGTCGGAGGGGATTGGTATTGTTAATGGTGAAGGGAGGGAGGGAGAAAGAGAGGATCCGAGACCCGAGCTTAACGGAGGTAGGCGGCGAAGTGGTAGCGGAGTGATAGTAGAGCGACATGAGCTTACCGGAGATAGGCGGCGGAGTGGTGGCGGAATGGCAGGGGCTGGTGGGTGTTGGGGTGGGTGGGAAGTGGTTAGAGGAAATagaaatataaatataaaatgaAGACTTAATTGCACGAAGATAGCATGAGTTATAATTGTTTTGCACAAAAATGGCTAACATATAATAATAGGCACCCGTATGAGTCATGTATAATTATTTTGCCACCCGATTGCATTCTGTTAGTTATTTTTAACGGACGTTAGGATTTTTTTAAATCAAAGATGTAATTACACGAAGATGGTCtgaattataattttttttgcaCAAAAATGATCTATCAAAGAATTAAAAATCAAAGAGTATTTACAAATTAAACCAGTCACGGAATTAAAAACTAAAGAGAAACTATAAATCTTTCTACATTTCTGTTAGGCCCTGTTAAAAAGAAcgattttgctgatttcttctcTGAAATCGAGTGCATGACTTTGTGTGTATTTCTTGGCTTTTTCTGTATAACCTGAAGGTCTCTCTTTAGTTTATTCTTTATGTGTTGGCTTTATACTATAATATTTTGGTATTTCTTTACATCATGCTCATTAGCTTATAGTGCTTATTGAAAATGTAATAATTTTGTATAGGTTGTCTCGTTCCTAAGATGAAAAACTTTGATATTCTCTAACTATCACTTCTAGATGTTGTCTAACATAAAATTTTGAATCCTACAATTCGATATGGAGTTTGGATTCATGATATGTTGGTCCATTAGTATTCTTCATTAGTATCCTTAATTATTTTTTCCATGTTATCATACTGTACATGAAAATAAGAAATTAAATAATTCTAAGTAAGACATGGCTGATATGCATGTTTTAACACTTATTTTATGTGGATATTATAGTTTTGGAAGGCAGGTGATTAATGTTCCCTCGTTTATGGTGAAAGTGTATTACCATAAGTATATTGACTTTTCACTTACGAGTCCCTTTGCTAGTGGTCGACCTGATAGAGTTAAGTGAAGGAACCATAAGACTGCTTCAAAAAAAACTAGTGGCGGAGATGGAGACGAAGAAGATGAAGATTAACGCGTTAAGTTTAATATATTTCTGAATGCTTATGTTTGAAATATGGTTTATGGTTTACCATTTTCCGTTTTGGCTCTGTCCCAGAAATATAGATTAAGGTATTTTTTCCGTCTTGGCTATGTCGCAGAAATGTAGATTACGGTGTGATTCTTTAATTTTACAAAAGGAAATTCGTTTACCTTTATAAAACAACAAGTTTTTTTTGCTAATTTGTATCTTTTGTTTGGTTTTTTATTCCGTgattgatttatcttataaatgCTCTTTGATTTTAATTTCATGATTGATCATTTTTGtgtaaaaaatattataattagaCCATCTTCGTACAATTACAACTTTAATTTATGAAAACCCTAACGTCCGTTAAAAATAACTAACGGAATGCAATCGAGTGGCAAGAAAATTATACATGAGTCATACGGGTGCCTATCATTATATATTAGCCATTTTTGTGCAAAAAAATTATAACTCATACCATTTTTATGCAATTAAGTCTAAAATTAATGGTTATGATTTAATTTAGTAAGATCTCAGTTCTCACAATTAGTAGGGTTCTCATTTGAGTAAAACCCTTggttatactccctccgtccctttcaattgtttaaattttttaaagagtgtccgacacgcattttaaggtgcatattaCGTATAGTTGTGTGtatttttttacaattttacttttctgaataaaaattaaaacatttaacttctattcagaaaaagaaaattgtaaaaataagttacataactatactttttatgcaccttaaaatacgtgtcggacACTTACTCGGAAATATAAACAATTGGAAGGTACCGAGGAACTAATATATAGTAAATACTAGAGTATTTGGTGATGACAAAAAACGTAATATTTTCAACATTTGTACACTAAATATGTCATGTGAATTTAATATTTTATGTAAAAATTACAAAAACAATACCAGTAATTTGTCCGAGTACTTAATCCCTTTATGAGTAATCAATGAAATCGATTTCTGAGTAATCAACAAAATCTGAGTTGGAACCAATTTTCAACTTTTATGGCCTCGCTATTTACTAGTGAACACAAGAATTTGGATGATACATTTTGAAACAACCAAGACAAAACAATCATAGATATTAGTAGTATATTGTTGATCACACTGACCAAAATTTTGGGCATGGCTGGCACAGAGCGTTTGCATCATTAAGGATGCATCAAACACGTTCAAATTATACGAGTCAGAACATGTTGAACATAACATCAGGATTTCCAGAGTTAATCACATTGAGCGATACAAAAACAGATTGATAGACAACAAAGCATGAAAAAACAGCTCATCCTTTCTTCGGCATTGCTGCAAGGTTAGTATACATCCTTGCCATAGACTGGAATCCTCGGATATCACCAGATCGGAGAAGATTGCCTTGGCAGAGATTAGGAAGGAACAATTAGGTTTTGATCTCAGACTTGTAAGTTCATGCAACTCTACACACTCTCAAAAGGATAAAAAGGAGTAGATATATCATATTCATGCAAGACGAGTTACACAAGTTGCTATGAATTCAGGATAAAGCAACTTGTGTTATTGTTACACAACAATAACATATTCATGTCTTGAACAAAATTAAAAATGTTATTGTTAAGTTCAACAGGTTGTCATGTTCACAGAATTCACAGAAATATagcaaaaagaaaaaaaaacaaggCCACATCAGAATTTCGAGCTCAAGTTTCAGGGTAAAGCCCTAAATTTTTCTAAAAAAGGCTTCATTTAAAACATGTGGCAATGGAAGGAGTTTCATTATTTGgcatagaagaacaaaacaaaCTAGAAGCAAAAATTGTTGGGATTAATGCAAGTACACTTCCCACATCATTTTCTGTTCTTCCATAAAACAGCCGCAAGAACAATTAAATAAACCCATTAACTAATCCTCCAAAGTACGATAGCAGTGGCAGAAATGACTAAATTATAACAGTCATTGGATTAAACAGAAGGAAACAGATTGTTTTAATTCATAACAGTCGTTAATAATTAAAAATTCCATGTCTCAATTGTCTACCTAAGCCAAAATGTTATAGAGTATAGACATTATTATACTTGAGTGACCTTTACCCGAATCACAATTTAGTGGACTGTCAGGTTCTGGGTGGGCCATCAGAGCAATTATGGCCCTACAAACAGATTGCAGTGTCCAAGCTGGGCTCCAAGCATTCTTCAAGATATCAAGACAAATCTCTCCCGTCTTCATGTATCAAAGTAAATGCACATTAAATAATTAATAGAGGTCACATCAGCATTCGGCAATATAGATTTCGGCAATATAGATTTCTCTATAGCTTCCTTATGCAAGATGCAACTTTTAGTTCATTTAAAAAATTTCTTTATCAAAGGCTAAAGCAGATATTCTATTCTACTTTTCCTTTACTTTTCCTTTATCAAAGGCTAAAGCAGATATTCTATTCTATTCTTGCTGATGTACCAGAACAAATAACATTCATAATTATTAGACAATCATCAAGAAAAGGGAAGACAGGCAACAAACAGAATTTGTTTAGTAGCAACAAAATAGAAGGAAACAGACCATACAAAAATAAATAACTATGTCGTTCGTCCATGGCTTAAACCAATTTGAAATCTGGTACAAGATATCAATTTATAGTCCCACATCATGCTTTCCAAATTCCAACAGCAACAGGACACATATTAATGGTTACAAATGGTATATGTTATAGTAAGGAATTATAACAAATTGGAAAATTGCAGATTAACGTAAATTAAAATTGTGCTTCAGAGAGATAGACAGTTGTAAGAATATCTAATAATCCTTCATGAACTAAGTTATATCCATCTTCCAAAGAAAATTCATTTCCTCTGCATACTAATCACTTATTGCTAGATCTCTTTGACAATTTAGTTTAACTGGACAAAAATGAGTTTGGATCTGTCATTTACTTACAAGAACTATAGACACTATTGAAGCTACCACTTCACATTCACAATCATGACCTCAAATTGAATACAAGTGGTGGTAAAGTGTACCTTGAAATGTACATTTGGATGAAATATTTTTGTTAAGAATCGCACTTGAGGAGGCTGCAAAGGATACTGCTCAGGAACTGAGAAGGCAAGCTGGAAAATGCCAGCATCATAAGGAGTTTCCGAAGGGCCCTGAAGATAGCACTTGGTCAATAACTGAATATTGTAACTTTATTCACCAATTGTGGAACTGGAATATACCTTGATAAGAGCAGTCCACTTAAATATGTTGGAATCATCACAAACTAGTTGAATATCTGGGTCGGCAGATTTCTCGCGCTGCACctccttgtattctttgaacaGTCTAGCTCGTGATGCCTGCGACATATACCGATATGTTTTGTAAAACCATAGTGACAGGAAAGAAGTTAATATAAGGTAGTTCAAAATATGGTCCTAAAAGGTAATCCAAGAAACGCAAGAACCTGTAACAAGTGCACTTGTGTTATAAGCACAACACTGAAGAGTACTCGAACCTAGATACTTTATAATTAAATAAGAGATCACTCATTAATGAAAATTAACTGATAGCATGAAATGTTAAATCTATATCTATATTCTACTATTAAAGCTGAACCAGAGATAATCTATAGGTCGGTACTTTAGGCCTAAATTAATTGGGGGAAAAGTATAAACTTTTACAATAGTTTTTAAATTATATATGTTAGCTATTAAAAGATTCACTTTTACAAATTGAATCTTGTAAAgctaaaaaacaaaaaaaaatagagATAGAGGATAGTGAAAAAAGAAGAGACTTAAAAAAAACATTTTTTTATATACTGATCTGGgttaatatatacatatataagtAAAATAGCACAGGTTTCTATTAATTCAATCATATTATATAAGTACACCAGACAGTTACTATCTACAAAATTTATTGAATATATCATATTTTTTCTTAATAATAGACCAGCAACCAGCTCATGCTTTGCACGGGTTCCACAATACTTGGAGTAAAAAATAAGA
This window contains:
- the LOC141672801 gene encoding protein PEROXIN-4 isoform X2 codes for the protein MQASRARLFKEYKEVQREKSADPDIQLVCDDSNIFKWTALIKGPSETPYDAGIFQLAFSVPEQYPLQPPQVRFLTKIFHPNVHFKTGEICLDILKNAWSPAWTLQSVCRAIIALMAHPEPDSPLNCDSGNLLRSGDIRGFQSMARMYTNLAAMPKKG
- the LOC141672801 gene encoding protein PEROXIN-4 isoform X1; this encodes MSQASRARLFKEYKEVQREKSADPDIQLVCDDSNIFKWTALIKGPSETPYDAGIFQLAFSVPEQYPLQPPQVRFLTKIFHPNVHFKTGEICLDILKNAWSPAWTLQSVCRAIIALMAHPEPDSPLNCDSGNLLRSGDIRGFQSMARMYTNLAAMPKKG